The genomic stretch ACGTTGGGGTGCCGGGCACTGCGGGGGTGCCGGGCAGTGCGGGGGTGCGGGGCAGCGTGGGTGTGCGGGGCAGTGCGGGGGTGCGGGGCAGCGTGGGTGTGCCGGGCTGCGTGGGTGTGCCGGGCACTGCGGGGGCTTCGGACAGGCCGGGGGTTTCGGACAGGGCGGGGATTTCGGGCAGCTTGGGGGTGCCGGGCACGGCGGGGGTGCCGGACAGGGCGGGGGTGCCGGACAGGGCGGGGGTGCCGGACACCGTGGGTGTGTGGGGCGGCGTGGGCGAGTCGGGGAGAGCGGCGGAAAGGGTCGCGTTGTTGAGATCCGCGGAGGGGATGGGCCTGGGTTTGCGGTGGGCGCCGGGGGCTCGGTGGGCGCCCGGTCGGCGGTTCAGGTGCGCGCCGGCGGGGGCGAAGAGCGGTCCCAGCACTGGAGAGTTGGGTGTGGTGACCGGCCCCGCCAGGGGGGAGTTGGGGGTCTGCAGCGGCGTAGTGGGGTCGGCGAAACCGAGGGTGGCGGTGGAGGCCAGCACGTTGGAGTTGTCGGGCAGTTGAGGGGACGGTCCCGGCGCGGAGGGCACAGCAGAGGAAGAGGGCGCGGGAGTCGGCTGCGCGTCGGCGGATGGTGACGCGGCGACGGTCGGCGAGGAGGACTGTGACTCGGCGGTGAGGGAAGACGACGAGGGCTGGGTGTTGGGGTCCGCCAGCGGGGACGGCAGGGATGGGGACGGCGGGGATGACGTGGCGGGGTCGGGACCAGAGGAGATGGGAGCGGGCTCGGGGGAGGCGGACGGGGACTGGGAGGAGAGCGATGGGCCCTCGGATGCGGTTGTGGGAGTGGACCCGAGACTCGGATCAGGGCCGGAGAAGAGAACACCGCTCGTCGGATCGAGGGGAGAAGGCGTACCTCTGAAGGGGTTTTCGCCGAACGACGGCAGATCGAGTTTCGTGCCGTCCACGTGGCCGATATTGATCGGGGCTTGCACGCCGTGGATGGCTGAGCCGGCCGCGCCCGAAGTGGCGGATTTTGCCAGCCCTGCGGCATCGGGCAATTCCCCGTACGTGGCGGCGGCGCTGAACTCGGCCAAAACCTCGCCGCCGGCGCCTCGGGCGATGCCGCCGTGGCCGTGGGAGCCGACGTGTGCGGCCGACGCGCCCGCGCCACCGGCGAAACCGGCCAGGGCGGAGCGTCCGAGATTGTCCACGTCGAAGCCGTCCGAGCGACCCGTTGACTGCTGATAGAGCTGGATGCCGCCGTTGGTCGCGGCCTCTTCGCCCGCCTCGTCGAAGCCCTCGCGGAGCGCGCCGCGGCCGAACCGCTGCAGGCCCTCGCGGGTGGAGAGCTGCTTGATCGTGCGGCCCGCGGTCTGCTTGAGCGCCTTCTTGCCGAGCTGCGCGGCCAGGCGTTTGAAGATCTGCTGGATGGCCAGGCGGGTGGCGACTATCAGGCCGCCGGCCGCGGGCGAGGCGGCCCCGAGCGTGAGCGTGACGGCGACCGCCATGCCGACAAGCTCGATGAGGAAGATGCCGATCTCGATCCAGGCCTCGAGTTTGGCCGCCTCGATGTCGGCGCCGGCCCCCTCGACCAGTTTGCCCAGCTCGTCGGAGACCCGCAGAAGATCGTGCAGCGGGGCGTTCTCGTCGCCCGCGACCAGGTGCCAGGCGTCCTCGAAGCCCTCGGCCGTGACGCCCTCGCCGCCGTAGCCGCTCACGAACCGGTTGGCGGCGGCCATCGCTGCCTCGTTGGGAGCGGCCAGTGTCGAGGCCAGCGCGAACCAGCGGTCGGCGACGTCCCAGGTGGCGACCTCGTTCCCGGCCGGCCAGTCGAAACCGACAACCCATTCCAGCGCCTCGTACGCCCAGGCGGGCACGTCGAACGGGCTGAACTCAAGAGGGTGGGGCACGGGGCTGGGCAGCACGCTCATGACCGGAACCGCCTCGCCGCGTCGACGTCGGCGCCGACGTTGTCCCGTACGGACTGCGCCGCGGCGTCACCCAGGCCGGACACGTACGCCGCGAGCCGCTCCCACGCCTCGAGCACTTGCTCCTCGAACGGCCGGTAGTGCACCTCGAACGACCGCCCGTACTCGTCGCGGCCCCACGGCGCGGCGGAACTGGCCGCGGCGATCTCCGTCCCGGTCCGCAGCCGGCGCGCGCCGAGGTCCTCGCCGGCCGCGCTCAGGGCGCGTGAACCCGCGAGAGCCTCGTCGGCGTCGAGCCGCAGCCGGTTACCGGTCATCGCGGCCGGCCGCATCCTGAACGATCTCGTCGGACCGTCCCAGCAGTGAGCCGAAGTCGTTGTCCCGCAGATAGCGAAGAGTGCCGGAATCGTCGGGGAGATAGTCGGCCATCAAAGTCTGAACGCGTTCCGCAGCCTGCGCGGAAGCACTGTGGACGGTGGCCAGGATCGTCCGGGAAACGTATTCGTTGTCCATGTTCCGAGTGGCCCTGCGGATCAACTTCACGTCGATCAACTGGCCCCGCGGACCCACTGTCACCCGGACCAGTCCGTCGGCCGAAACAACCGTG from Paractinoplanes brasiliensis encodes the following:
- a CDS encoding YbaB/EbfC family nucleoid-associated protein, giving the protein MAVTANREANQELRARLAEVHKRYARMRSDLDDLQRRLDAVRVTVVSADGLVRVTVGPRGQLIDVKLIRRATRNMDNEYVSRTILATVHSASAQAAERVQTLMADYLPDDSGTLRYLRDNDFGSLLGRSDEIVQDAAGRDDR